The genomic window GGATGGCCCGCGGCTTGCTCGGCGTGGAGGGCCCGCTTTCGGCGACCGTGCTCGAGACGCAGGTCGCCTCGCGCCATCGCGAGCTCGACCGCACGCTCGACGTGCAGGTGAAGGGCGAACGAAGGTTGATCCACCTCGAATGGCAGGGCGACATGCCGGCCAACATGCCGTTCCGGAGCTACGAGTACCAAACGCTGATGGCGCTCGCGGTGGCGGCCGAGAAACGAGCGGGCTCGCAGCTCGTGCCGCCCATCGAGAGCGTGGTCGTGCTCCTGGGGGGTCGGGCCGAGCCCTGGCCGACGCATGGCTCGTACCGCCTCTCGCCCCCGGACACACCATTCTCCGGGGTGCATTTTCGTATCGAGCCGGTGTATCAGCGGACCGTCGCCGAGCTCGCGGCGCGCGGACCGTTCTGGCTCATCTTCACGCCGCTCGCGGCGGATGCGGACGAGCCCCACATTCGCCGGGTCGTGGACGAGCTCCGGGCTCGTGTATCGTCCGAGGCGTTCGAGGAGCTCGGCGTGGCGATGGCGGTCCTCGCGGAAGCCGATCAGCGAGGCCGAGGACTCCGAAGTGTGATAAGAACTTTGTTGCCCAGGGAGCTGGTCATGAACAACTGGATATTCAGGGAAGGGTTGGAAGAGGGACGGCAGAAGGGACGCGAGGAAGGACGCGAGCAAGGCCTCGAGCAAGGCCTCCAGCAGGGCCTCGCCCCGCTCGCCCATCTGTTCGAACGCCGCCTCCGCCGCCCCCTCACGCCGCACGAACGTGCCACGCTGGCCGAGCGGCTCCACCAGCAAGGCGCCGAGCGGCTCGGCGACGTCGTCCTCGACCTATCCCCCGAGGACCTCGCCACCTGGCTCGCCGCGACGAACGGGCACTGAAGCCCGCTCCCCCCGCCTCACGTCCCCTCCGCCTCCTTGCAGCAGCGGAACCCCTCCTCGTAGCCGTAATCGTCTTCCTTGTGGAACCCCACCGTCGGCCGGCACCGGTTTCGCACCGGGCCCCACCAGCCGCCCTTCAGGCCGCTCCGGTTCGGGTATTTCTGCTTCGGCCGCACCACCCATTCGTTGATGTTGCCGTTCAGATCGTAGACCCCGAACGGCGACACGCAGCGCGGCATCGAGCCCGCCGGCAAGCGCTGGTCGAGCCGCTCGAGCTCCGCCTTGCACGCCGGGCGCTTCATGCATCGCTCGTACTTGACGAGCGACTTTTCACGCTTGCGATAAGGTTTGTCGATGTTGCACACCGCCGGGTCACGCACGTAGCCGTACGTGTACGGGAGCATCGCCTCGCCCTCGCAGGCGAAATTGAACTCGGCCTCCGTGCAGAGCCGCTTTCCCTTCGCCTCGCAGAGCTTCTGCGCGTCGCCCCACGAGACCAGGAGCGCCGGGACCTCGCCCTTCTGGTTCGGCCATTCATATCGGTCCATGCAGAACCGCATCGGCGTGCGCTTCTTCGAAAGGCACACCGAGGGCTCCTCGTACCGCAGACAGCGATCACTCACCGTGCTCGCGCCGGCCCCCTCTTTTTTCTTCCGCGCCTGGTCCTTCTCGTACTCCTCGTGGAACTCGAGGCACTTCTGCTGCACGAGCGGGCAATACTCGCCGGCCACGAGCAGCATGTCCCCCGGACAACCCTCGCTCGTCCCAGGCAACGCCGCAGCCGCGTCCGCGACAGCGTCGGCATCCGCATCCGCAGCCGCATCCGCAGCCGCGTCCGCCATCGCCGCGTCGAACTCCGCCGCCGCCTCGGCAGCTTCGGCGGCCGCGTCGGATGGCGCCGCGTCGGGCCCGGGAGGCGTCGACTGGTTCGAGCAGGCCGGCGCCGTCGCAGAGCCGGCGAGCAGGGCGCAAAACACGAGGCCGAGGCCCAGCCTCGACGGGCTCTCGATTCGCTCGCTCATCGGCCCGGGGCGGGGATGAGCTTCAACGCCACGCGCTTGCCGTCGCGCTCGACCTCGACCGTGATCTCGCGCCCCGGCTCGAGATCGCCGAGCGCGAAGACGTAGTCGTGCACGTTCGTGATCTCGTGCTTGTCGAGCTTCACGATGATGTCGCCCGCTCGCATGCCCGCGCGCGCCGCCGGCGCGTCCGGACGCACGCCCGTGAGCTTCACGCCCTTGCCCTGCCACGCATAGTCCGGGATCGAGCCGAGCGCGACGCGGAAACCACGCGCGCCCGCGCCGGCCTTGTGCGGATCCTTCTCCGCCTTCGCCTCGACGAACACGAGCCGCTCCGGCCGATCCGCCAGGGCCTTCGTCAGCCGCGCGGCGAGCGTCGCGGTGAGGTCGATGCCGCCCACGTCGACCTTGTCCGCCGTGTCGCTCGGCTTGTGGTAGTCGTCGTGCACGCCCGTGAACAGGAACGCCACGGGCACACGCGCCGCCGTGAACGCGGCGTGATCACTCGCGCCGAAGCCCTCCGCGCCGAGCTTCAGCGAGAGCTCGAGCCCCGCGTTCGCCGCCTTGACGAGCTCCGGCCACGCCGCCGCCGTCCCCGTACCGTCGACGACCAGCGTCCGATCACGCATCCGACCGACCATGTCCGCGTTGATCATCGCCGTCACCGCGCCCATCGGCACGGGCGGGTGCTCCACCCAGTGCCGCGAGCCGAGCGTGCCGAGCTCCTCGGCCCCGAACGCGATGAACACGATGCTGCGCGAAGACCGCTCGGTGAGCTTCGAGAAGCGCCGCGCCACGTCGAGCAGGAGCGCCGTCCCCGAGGCGTTGTCGTCCGCGCCGTGGTGGATCTCGCGCGAGCCCGGCGCGCGCGAGTGCGACGTGCCGCCCTTGCCCAGGTGATCGTAGTGCGCGCCGATCACCACGTACTCCTCGGCCGTCTTCGATCCTGCGCGGGCCGGCAGACGCGCCACCACGTTCCACGCGTCCGCGTGTGTCGGCTCGATCCGCGTCGCCACCGTCACCTCCGCGCCGGCGAGCGCCTTCGGCTTCGTCGCGGCCTTCGGCGCGCTCACCGCCGCGTCGTCCCACTTGATCGCCGGGAACAACGCCTTCGCCGCGCTCCGCTTGATCACCACGGCCGGGATGCCCATCCCGCTCGCGTTCTCCGGCGCCGCGGGCAGCTCCTCGCCGTCCGTCACCACGATCGCCGCGACGGCCTTGTGCTCGCGCGCCGTGCGCAGCTTGTAGCGCACGCTCTTGAAGTCGCGCAGCGCCTCGGCGTTCTTGCCGCCCGACGCGGGCTTCGGCGCGCCGTCGAGGATCAGCGCCACCTTCCCTTCGATGTCCTTGCCGGCGTAGTCGTCCCACGACGCCGCGAGCGCCGTCACGCCGTGCCCCACGAACACGACCTCGCCCTTCGCCTCGCCCGTCTGCGCGCCCTCGGCCGTGATCATGTCGGCCGGCGCGGGTGACTTCGAGGCCTTCTGCCCCTTCTTCGCGAGCGCGAGCGAAGGCGCTTCCACCTTCGCGCCGACGCGCGCGGAGAACTTCTGCTTGAAGCTCCTCGTGTTTCCTTCCGCGTCTCCGAACGGCTCGAGCCCGAGCTCGCGGAAGCGCTTCTCCACGTGCTCGGCCGCGAGCTTCGACCCCGCGTCGCCCGTGCCTCGACCCGCGAACTCGTCCGACGCGAGTTGCTTGACGTCCGCTGCGATCCGCTGCGGATCCCCCGTCTCGATCGGGTTCTCCTGGATCGGCGCCGGAGAAGCGGAGAGCTCCGGCGGGACGGGCGGCGGCGGAGTGACGGGCTCGGCGGCGGGGCCGCAAGCGACGAGCAGGGCGAGGATCGACGCGGAGATCGCGAGGCGCCCGCGCAGGCGCGAGAGGGTCGGCTTCACAGCCACGCCTCTACCACGAACTCGCCCGCGTGATCACCAGGGTGATGTCTTCTGGGCCGTTCGTACGAGCTCGACGGCGCGGCGGCCGATGTACTCCTCCACGTCGGCGGGCGCGATGTGCCGGTCCTTGGCGAAGTCGAACTCGCGCGGCTTGCCGTCGCCGAAGGTCACGCGCACGACGGCCGCGTCCCGGGCGAGCTCCACGCGCAGGCTGAAATCGCCGAGCGTGAGCTTGTAGTCGTCCGCCTGCTCCGCGAGCGTCGGCGGTTGCCCCTTGTCGCGTAGCCGATCGCGGGTGAAGCGCAGCGCCTCGGCGCCCAGCGAGAGCGCAGTTTCGGCCGTGTGGAGCGCCTCTTGCACCCGCTTCCGATGCCGTTCCTGCTCCTCCGCGTCGCGCTCCGCCTTGGTCTTCGCTGCCTCGATGAGCTCGTCTCGCCAGCTTGCCACGGGGCCTCCTCCTCTGGACTCTCTTCTACTTTTGTCTCGTATCCTTCAGAACGGTCGCGCTGTAAAGCCTCACGACCGCCGTGGCGCTCCGACCGCGCCCGGCTGCACGGGGGACGGATGGGACGACACGTGGATCGTCTGCGTCGGAAACGCGAAGGAAGCGCCGTTTTTCTCGACGATCTCCATCAACCCGAGCAGCGTCTCCTCCCGCCACGTGAGGAACTCCGTCCACTCGCGCGTCTCGACCCACGCCATCACCTCGATCGTCAGCGTCGAGTCGCCGAGGCCAACGAAGTTCACGTGGATCGCGTCGGGGTAGATGGAGGGCCGCTCGGCGAGGAAGCCCCGCATCTCCTCGACGATCTGCCGCACCACCGCGGGGCTCGTCGAATACGCGAGGCCGAACTTCTGGTAGAGCCGCAGCCTGTCGCGGACGCTGTAGTTCTCGATCCGCATCTCCGAGAGCCGCCCGTTCGGCATGGTCACGAGCGTCCGGTCGAGCGTGCGGAAGCGCGTCGAGCGCAGGCCCACCTGCTCCACCGTGCCCACGAGGTCGTCGACCTTGACGAAATCTCCGATGTGCAGCGGCCGGTCCACGCCGATCGTGAACGAGCCGAAGAGGTTCTCGAGCGTCTTCTGGCTCGCGAGCGCGACCGCGATGCCGCCGATCCCGAGGCCCGCGATGATGCCCGAGACCTTCAGCCCGAGCTGACCGAGCACCACGATGAACCCGAAGATCACGAGCAGGACCTTCGCCGCCTTCGTGGTGATCGCGACGAGCGACAGCGCTCCGCCACGATCCTTCGCGTCGCCCGCCTTCGCGATGCGCCGGCCCACGCGATCGGCGAGCACGTCGAGCAGGCCAAAGAGCCCCCACAGGAGGCTCATGACGAGCAACGCGTCGACGCCGCGGCCGACCACCTCGCTCGCCGCGCGGCGGAGCGCGATCGCCGGCTCGACCGACCAGAACGCCGTCGTCCCGAGGAAAAGCGTCGCGGGGCCACGCAGCGCGACGAGCAGCTCGTCGTCCCAGGTCGTCGCCGTGCGCCGCGCGATCGGCGAGGCGAGGCGCACGAAGATCGCAGAGAGCAGCGCCCCGGTCAGCATCGACAACCCGAACGCGACCGGCAACGCGACCCACTGCCAGGCGGCCACGCCGTAGACCGACTTCGTGTAGGCCCAGGTCGGGAGGTTGCGGATCACCCACCCCGGCGTGACGCCGGGCTGCGCGGCGAACAGGGCGATGGGCGGTTCGTCCAGCATGGCGCGCAACTGTAGCGGACGTTTCGGCGCGTGGTAGCCTTGTGACCATGATCGCAATCGGGCCCGTCACAGCTCGGACCGACGACGGCTGGCTCTTGCGCGGCGAGGTGCTCGCCGAAGGCCCTCGGCCTGTGGTGGCGCTCTTGCTGCACGCGATGATGGCCAGCCGCAGGAGCATGGACAAACCACGCGGCGCGGGCCTCGGCGCGGCGCTCGCGCGGGCCGGGCTCTCGGTGGTCTCGCTCGATCTGCGCGGCCACGGCGAGAGCGGCCCGTCGGCGCGGGACGGCGCGCGGTACACGTACGACGATTGCGTGCTCCACGACGTCCCGACGGCGGTCGCGCTCGCCCGTTCTCTGTTCCCGGGCAAACGGGTGATCGTCGTCGGTCACAGCCTCGGCGCGCACGCGGCGCTGGCCTCGGCGGGCGTTTTTCCGGACAGGGCGCCCGACGCGGTCGCCTCGATCGCGGGGAATTTCTGGTTCCCTTCGGACGAACCGAGCCTGACGCGCCGCGCGGCGAAGGCGGCCACGCTCCGGACCTGGCTCGGCGTGGCAGAGGCCGTTGGATACTTTGACCCCAAACCACTCGGCCTGGGCTCGGACGCCGTGGCGCTCCCGTACATCCGCCAGTTCTGGAAGGTGTGGTCCTCGGATCGGTACGGGAGCGTCGACGATCGGTACGATTACGCCGAGGCGCTCACGCGCGTCACCCTCCCGGTCTTCGCGGTGGCGAGCGAGGGCGACAAGCTGCTCGCGCACCCGGAATCCGTCGCGTGTTTCTTCGCGCGGATCGGCAGCCCGCAGAAGAGGCTGCGGATCGTGACGAACGCCGAGCACGGAGGGCGGGCGCCGGATCACATGGGGCTCGTGACGGATGCGCGATCGGGTTCGATCTGGCGAGAAATCGCGGAATGGGCGGCCGGGATCGGCTGAGCCTTCAGGCAGGGGGAAACGAGCGCCCGGGGAGGGGCGCTCGCTGGCTCAGGGCGCCGTCCCGCAGGCGATGCCGGAGACGCTGCGTCCGCAGAGGTCCGCCTTGCCGTCGCCGTTCAGATCCGGGTAGCGGATCGTCCCGTAGTGCGAGGCCATGCCCGCCCAGCCGCTCGCGTCGCTGAAGCTCGGCTCCCACATCGTCGCGGGGGCGAAGGACGTGCCCGTCGACAATCCACAGACGACGCCCGCGGTCGCGCGCCCACAGACGTCAGCCTTCCCGTCGCCGTTCAGGTCGGCGAAGCTGATCGTCCCCCAGTGCGAAGGCACGCCCGCCCAGCCGGCCGCGTCGGAGAAGTTCGGCTCCCACGTCTCCGGTGGTCCGAACGAGGTTCCCGTCGACAGCTCGCAGACGATTCCGTTCACCGCGCGACCGCAGACGTCCATCTTCTTGTCGCCGTTGATGTCGGCGTATTGAATGGTCTGCCAGTAGGCGGGGCTGTCATCCCAGGGCCCGTCGTTCGTGAAGTAGCCCTCCCACAGCTTCATGTCGACGAACCCCGTGCCGTTCGACAGAGCGCAATGAATGCCTGCCGGGTGACGGCCGCAAACGTCGGCCCTCCCGTCGCCGTTCACGTCCGGGAAGCGAATGGTCCCCCAGAGATT from Polyangium spumosum includes these protein-coding regions:
- a CDS encoding formylglycine-generating enzyme family protein; this translates as MSERIESPSRLGLGLVFCALLAGSATAPACSNQSTPPGPDAAPSDAAAEAAEAAAEFDAAMADAAADAAADADADAVADAAAALPGTSEGCPGDMLLVAGEYCPLVQQKCLEFHEEYEKDQARKKKEGAGASTVSDRCLRYEEPSVCLSKKRTPMRFCMDRYEWPNQKGEVPALLVSWGDAQKLCEAKGKRLCTEAEFNFACEGEAMLPYTYGYVRDPAVCNIDKPYRKREKSLVKYERCMKRPACKAELERLDQRLPAGSMPRCVSPFGVYDLNGNINEWVVRPKQKYPNRSGLKGGWWGPVRNRCRPTVGFHKEDDYGYEEGFRCCKEAEGT
- a CDS encoding M20/M25/M40 family metallo-hydrolase, which produces MKPTLSRLRGRLAISASILALLVACGPAAEPVTPPPPVPPELSASPAPIQENPIETGDPQRIAADVKQLASDEFAGRGTGDAGSKLAAEHVEKRFRELGLEPFGDAEGNTRSFKQKFSARVGAKVEAPSLALAKKGQKASKSPAPADMITAEGAQTGEAKGEVVFVGHGVTALAASWDDYAGKDIEGKVALILDGAPKPASGGKNAEALRDFKSVRYKLRTAREHKAVAAIVVTDGEELPAAPENASGMGIPAVVIKRSAAKALFPAIKWDDAAVSAPKAATKPKALAGAEVTVATRIEPTHADAWNVVARLPARAGSKTAEEYVVIGAHYDHLGKGGTSHSRAPGSREIHHGADDNASGTALLLDVARRFSKLTERSSRSIVFIAFGAEELGTLGSRHWVEHPPVPMGAVTAMINADMVGRMRDRTLVVDGTGTAAAWPELVKAANAGLELSLKLGAEGFGASDHAAFTAARVPVAFLFTGVHDDYHKPSDTADKVDVGGIDLTATLAARLTKALADRPERLVFVEAKAEKDPHKAGAGARGFRVALGSIPDYAWQGKGVKLTGVRPDAPAARAGMRAGDIIVKLDKHEITNVHDYVFALGDLEPGREITVEVERDGKRVALKLIPAPGR
- a CDS encoding mechanosensitive ion channel family protein produces the protein MLDEPPIALFAAQPGVTPGWVIRNLPTWAYTKSVYGVAAWQWVALPVAFGLSMLTGALLSAIFVRLASPIARRTATTWDDELLVALRGPATLFLGTTAFWSVEPAIALRRAASEVVGRGVDALLVMSLLWGLFGLLDVLADRVGRRIAKAGDAKDRGGALSLVAITTKAAKVLLVIFGFIVVLGQLGLKVSGIIAGLGIGGIAVALASQKTLENLFGSFTIGVDRPLHIGDFVKVDDLVGTVEQVGLRSTRFRTLDRTLVTMPNGRLSEMRIENYSVRDRLRLYQKFGLAYSTSPAVVRQIVEEMRGFLAERPSIYPDAIHVNFVGLGDSTLTIEVMAWVETREWTEFLTWREETLLGLMEIVEKNGASFAFPTQTIHVSSHPSPVQPGAVGAPRRS
- a CDS encoding alpha/beta fold hydrolase, coding for MIAIGPVTARTDDGWLLRGEVLAEGPRPVVALLLHAMMASRRSMDKPRGAGLGAALARAGLSVVSLDLRGHGESGPSARDGARYTYDDCVLHDVPTAVALARSLFPGKRVIVVGHSLGAHAALASAGVFPDRAPDAVASIAGNFWFPSDEPSLTRRAAKAATLRTWLGVAEAVGYFDPKPLGLGSDAVALPYIRQFWKVWSSDRYGSVDDRYDYAEALTRVTLPVFAVASEGDKLLAHPESVACFFARIGSPQKRLRIVTNAEHGGRAPDHMGLVTDARSGSIWREIAEWAAGIG